The proteins below come from a single Desulfovibrio sp. genomic window:
- the nifS gene encoding cysteine desulfurase NifS → MKTIYLDNNATTAVAPEVRDAILPYLNELYGNPSSMHTFGGQVADAVETAREQMAGLLGANPDEIIFTSCGSESDNAAIWSAIQTQPEKRHLITTRVEHPAVLSVMQHWERQGYRVTYLGVDNKGRLDLDEYAAALTPDTALASIMFANNEVGNIYPIQRMAEMASERGVLFHTDAVQAVGKTPIDLAHLPADMLSLSGHKLHAPKGIGVLYVRKGVRFRPFLRGGHQERGRRAGTENVPYIAGLGAAAQLAIAHMQEERVSVAMLRDRLEQGLLERIPDCMVNGDVDNRLPNTTNIAFKNVEGEAILLMLDRLGICASSGSACTSGSLEPSHVLRAMGVPFTYAHGSIRLSLSRYTTQEEVDFVIQNFPDVIKTLRMISPFKD, encoded by the coding sequence ATGAAAACCATCTATCTTGACAACAACGCCACCACGGCTGTTGCGCCTGAAGTACGCGATGCCATACTGCCCTATCTGAACGAGCTGTACGGCAACCCTTCAAGCATGCACACTTTTGGCGGTCAGGTGGCCGATGCGGTCGAAACAGCTCGCGAGCAGATGGCCGGGCTGCTGGGCGCAAACCCGGACGAGATCATCTTTACCTCCTGCGGGTCAGAGAGCGACAACGCCGCCATCTGGTCGGCCATCCAGACCCAGCCTGAAAAACGCCACCTCATCACCACTCGCGTGGAACATCCCGCCGTGCTCAGCGTCATGCAGCACTGGGAACGTCAGGGCTACCGGGTGACCTACCTTGGCGTGGACAACAAGGGCCGGCTTGACCTGGACGAATACGCAGCCGCCCTCACGCCCGATACGGCGCTGGCATCCATCATGTTTGCCAACAACGAGGTGGGCAATATCTATCCTATCCAGCGCATGGCTGAAATGGCCAGCGAGCGCGGTGTGCTGTTCCATACTGATGCCGTGCAGGCCGTGGGCAAAACGCCCATTGACCTTGCCCATCTGCCTGCGGATATGCTTTCGCTCTCCGGCCACAAGCTGCACGCTCCCAAGGGTATTGGCGTGCTGTATGTGCGCAAGGGTGTGCGCTTCCGCCCATTTTTGCGGGGCGGCCATCAGGAACGGGGACGCCGTGCGGGTACGGAAAATGTTCCGTACATTGCCGGGCTTGGCGCAGCGGCTCAGCTTGCCATTGCGCACATGCAGGAAGAACGCGTCAGCGTGGCCATGCTGCGCGACAGGCTTGAACAGGGCCTGCTTGAACGTATCCCCGACTGCATGGTCAACGGCGATGTGGATAACCGCCTGCCCAACACCACCAATATTGCATTTAAAAACGTGGAAGGCGAAGCCATCCTACTCATGCTCGACAGGCTCGGCATTTGCGCAAGCTCCGGGTCTGCCTGCACCTCCGGCAGCCTCGAGCCTTCGCATGTGCTGCGCGCCATGGGTGTGCCCTTTACTTACGCCCACGGCTCCATCCGCCTTTCCCTCTCCCGCTACACCACGCAGGAAGAAGTGGACTTTGTCATCCAGAACTTCCCAGATGTCATCAAAACCTTGCGCATGATTTCTCCCTTCAAGGATTAA
- the nifU gene encoding Fe-S cluster assembly protein NifU → MWNYTEAVHDHFLRPHNVGPLEGANAIGEVGSLTCGDALKLYLKINDQHIIEDASFETFGCASAIASSSVLTDMVKGMSVEDALKITNKDITNALGGLPKQKMHCSVMGQEALEAAIRQWKGEPPVPHAHEEGKLVCKCFGITDAQIIRAITENGLKTVEEITNYTKAGGACGECLDEIAEILAGQLKQKPLVELKPKPRLTNVQRMQKVLKTIDEEIRPQLAADGGDIELVDVDGLRVVVSLRGRCAQCRSSEVTIRDLVQRLLREHVEADIVVEEA, encoded by the coding sequence ATGTGGAATTACACTGAAGCAGTACACGACCACTTTCTGCGGCCGCACAATGTGGGTCCCCTTGAAGGCGCCAACGCCATTGGCGAAGTGGGCAGCCTGACCTGCGGCGACGCCCTTAAGCTATATCTCAAGATCAACGACCAGCACATCATTGAAGACGCCAGCTTTGAAACCTTTGGTTGCGCCAGCGCCATTGCTTCAAGCTCTGTGCTGACCGACATGGTCAAGGGCATGTCTGTTGAAGATGCGCTCAAGATCACCAACAAGGACATCACCAACGCTTTGGGCGGCCTGCCCAAGCAGAAGATGCACTGCTCCGTCATGGGTCAGGAGGCGCTTGAAGCCGCCATCCGCCAGTGGAAGGGCGAACCGCCCGTGCCCCATGCCCACGAAGAAGGCAAGCTGGTGTGTAAGTGCTTTGGCATCACGGATGCCCAGATTATCCGCGCCATCACCGAAAACGGCCTCAAGACCGTTGAAGAAATCACCAACTACACCAAGGCTGGCGGCGCATGCGGCGAATGCCTTGATGAAATCGCCGAAATTCTGGCTGGTCAGCTCAAGCAGAAGCCGCTGGTCGAGCTCAAGCCCAAGCCGCGCCTCACCAACGTGCAGCGCATGCAGAAGGTGCTTAAGACCATTGACGAAGAAATCCGCCCCCAGCTTGCCGCTGACGGCGGCGATATTGAACTGGTGGATGTGGACGGTCTGCGCGTTGTGGTCTCCCTGCGCGGGCGTTGCGCCCAGTGCCGCTCTAGCGAAGTGACCATCCGCGATCTGGTGCAGCGCCTGCTGCGCGAACATGTTGAAGCCGACATCGTGGTTGAGGAGGCCTAA
- a CDS encoding Rrf2 family transcriptional regulator, which yields MRFSTRTRYGLRFLLRLAAQPQGSLLQLGQVAREENISSGYLEQIVRALRPMGILRAVRGSGGGYSLAKSPTDINIEEVFQHLEGEISPVRCLSKGRHCQRESHCSTRGFWTELDGHIRSFLQKRTLQEIIDSEKCSVTGGNHVELH from the coding sequence ATGCGATTTTCTACCAGAACCCGTTACGGATTGCGCTTTTTGCTGCGTCTGGCGGCCCAGCCCCAGGGATCTCTTTTGCAACTGGGGCAGGTCGCCCGTGAAGAAAACATCTCGTCGGGCTATCTGGAACAGATAGTGCGGGCACTGCGCCCCATGGGCATTTTGCGTGCTGTGCGCGGTTCTGGCGGCGGGTACTCCCTTGCCAAGTCGCCAACAGACATTAACATTGAAGAAGTCTTTCAGCATCTTGAGGGTGAAATTTCCCCTGTGCGCTGTCTGAGCAAGGGCCGCCATTGTCAACGCGAATCCCACTGCTCCACCCGGGGCTTCTGGACAGAACTGGACGGGCACATCCGCTCCTTCCTGCAAAAGCGCACCTTGCAGGAAATCATAGACTCAGAGAAATGCTCCGTAACGGGAGGCAATCATGTGGAATTACACTGA
- the metA gene encoding homoserine O-succinyltransferase has translation MPIKIPADLPACAALESENIFVMTEDRAVQQDIRPLEIAIVNLMPTKIATETQLLRLLSNSPLQVNITLLRTEAHESKNTPAQHLERFYKTFSEIRHGSFDGMIVTGAPVEHLPFEDVDYWHELLDIMTFAQSRVYSTLYICWAAQAALYHFYGIPKYALPAKVSGVFQHDILQPGCRLFSGFDDTFAAPHSRHTEVRAEDVSKQSALRILAESPEAGLALVESRDHSQVFMTGHLEYDRGTLDAEFRRDQERGMNPIPPNNYYPGNDPNRLPNMNWRAHAHLFYCNWLNYYVYQETPFSLTAIARDRQGK, from the coding sequence ATGCCCATCAAGATTCCTGCTGATCTTCCCGCCTGTGCAGCGCTTGAGAGCGAAAACATCTTTGTGATGACGGAAGATCGCGCTGTCCAGCAGGACATTCGTCCGCTGGAAATCGCCATCGTCAACCTCATGCCCACCAAGATCGCCACAGAAACGCAGTTGCTGCGGCTTTTGAGTAATTCGCCCCTCCAGGTCAACATCACCCTGCTGCGCACAGAAGCTCACGAATCCAAAAATACTCCCGCACAGCATCTTGAGCGTTTTTACAAGACATTTTCAGAAATTCGCCACGGCAGCTTTGACGGCATGATCGTTACCGGCGCCCCGGTGGAACACCTTCCTTTTGAAGATGTGGACTACTGGCACGAACTGCTGGACATCATGACCTTTGCGCAAAGCCGCGTGTACTCCACCCTGTACATCTGCTGGGCGGCGCAAGCGGCCTTGTACCATTTTTACGGCATCCCCAAGTACGCCTTGCCTGCCAAAGTTTCCGGCGTGTTCCAGCACGACATTTTGCAGCCCGGCTGCCGCCTGTTCAGCGGTTTTGACGATACCTTTGCCGCGCCCCATTCGCGCCACACAGAAGTTCGCGCAGAGGATGTGAGCAAGCAATCCGCGCTGCGCATTCTTGCCGAATCACCTGAAGCCGGGCTTGCCCTGGTAGAAAGCCGCGACCACTCGCAGGTTTTCATGACCGGGCACCTTGAGTACGACAGGGGCACCCTGGATGCGGAATTCCGCCGCGATCAGGAAAGGGGCATGAACCCCATACCGCCCAACAACTACTATCCCGGCAACGATCCCAACCGCCTGCCCAACATGAACTGGCGGGCGCACGCGCACCTGTTCTACTGCAACTGGCTCAACTACTACGTTTACCAGGAAACGCCCTTCAGCCTTACTGCCATTGCCCGTGACCGGCAGGGCAAGTAA
- a CDS encoding 4Fe-4S binding protein has translation MKRPIIEIDEEKCNGCGQCVLDCAEGALAIIDGKAKLVSDVYCDGLGACLNCPEGALRLVEREAPEFDEEAALAAKAKRDGTAQPHRPHGGGCPGSMARTFTPLTGGPATMAPAGSQDLRAQVPTWPIQLRLVPPTAPYLRGANILLAAHCAGFALPNLHADWMSGRVPIIACPKLEDNEVLVERLTAIIKQGGITGITVLRMSVPCCGGLDRLAHRAIEAAGSTLTLETHIVQL, from the coding sequence ATGAAGCGTCCTATCATTGAGATTGACGAAGAAAAGTGCAACGGCTGCGGGCAATGCGTACTCGACTGCGCTGAGGGCGCGCTTGCCATCATTGACGGCAAGGCCAAGCTTGTCAGCGACGTGTACTGCGACGGCCTCGGCGCGTGTCTGAACTGCCCCGAGGGCGCGTTGCGCCTTGTGGAAAGGGAAGCACCCGAATTTGATGAGGAGGCGGCCCTTGCCGCCAAGGCAAAAAGGGATGGAACCGCTCAACCACACCGCCCGCATGGCGGCGGCTGCCCCGGCAGCATGGCGCGCACGTTCACCCCGCTGACCGGCGGCCCAGCAACCATGGCCCCCGCCGGATCGCAAGACCTGCGGGCCCAGGTGCCCACCTGGCCCATTCAGTTGCGGCTGGTGCCGCCCACAGCGCCCTATCTGCGCGGAGCCAACATCCTGCTGGCAGCCCACTGTGCAGGCTTTGCCCTGCCCAATCTGCATGCTGACTGGATGAGCGGGCGCGTGCCCATCATTGCCTGCCCCAAGCTTGAAGACAATGAAGTGCTGGTCGAAAGGCTCACAGCCATCATCAAACAGGGCGGCATTACGGGCATTACCGTACTGCGCATGAGCGTACCCTGCTGCGGCGGGCTGGACAGGCTGGCGCACCGCGCCATTGAGGCCGCAGGCAGCACCTTGACGCTGGAGACGCATATTGTACAATTGTAG
- a CDS encoding HAD family hydrolase produces the protein MRAFIFDLDGTLVDSLEDIGQACNDVLASHGYPVHPLPAFRFYVGRGFHKLVNDALPEGEAAKLSSDQLTALIAEARTRYGENMCVRTKPYAGITEALHHLADDGHALAVLSNKPDDLTVELVRRYFPDVPFALVRGGREGVPLKPEPDAPLDMLRHMDFLPERSFYVGDSNVDIFTARNAGMISIGVAWGFRGADELRAAQADHVIDTPEALTRLAKEA, from the coding sequence ATGAGAGCATTCATTTTTGATCTGGACGGAACACTGGTTGACAGCCTGGAAGACATTGGCCAGGCCTGCAACGATGTTCTTGCCAGTCACGGCTATCCAGTCCATCCCTTGCCAGCGTTCAGATTCTATGTGGGCCGAGGCTTTCACAAACTTGTGAACGACGCCCTCCCCGAGGGTGAAGCAGCAAAGCTTTCTTCAGACCAGCTGACAGCGTTGATTGCAGAGGCCCGCACCCGATACGGCGAAAACATGTGCGTACGCACCAAGCCCTATGCCGGCATCACCGAGGCGCTGCACCACCTGGCAGATGACGGCCACGCCCTGGCCGTTCTTTCCAACAAGCCGGACGACCTCACGGTTGAACTGGTGCGCCGCTACTTTCCTGATGTGCCGTTTGCCCTTGTGCGCGGCGGCAGGGAGGGCGTGCCCCTCAAGCCGGAGCCGGACGCCCCGCTCGACATGCTGCGGCACATGGACTTTTTGCCCGAACGCAGCTTTTACGTGGGCGACAGCAATGTGGATATCTTCACCGCCCGCAACGCGGGTATGATCTCAATCGGCGTGGCCTGGGGATTTCGCGGCGCGGACGAACTGCGCGCAGCTCAGGCCGACCATGTCATCGACACGCCCGAGGCGCTGACGCGCCTGGCAAAGGAGGCATAA
- a CDS encoding ornithine carbamoyltransferase codes for MARHILNIKSLGEKASWLLVQQALGMPEPKLQTDFMAQRVALLMFSQHSLPERLCVSAAVRQMGGAVVYEGSRGSWRNEMNDYQEQLLPVFSYYIDCLYMYGMPVGGWDMEASCLRFPLINAGSPDAHPAHALADIACMLRNSRYLDGVTCGWLGCVNGTLHSLMAATAWFPFSLRIAVPSRVDPAPLKEAAERYGSRITIVDSVEEAVRGVNYVFAGCRSGLTDEERESWSVTPELLAKAAHDAHLMLSASPIAAIRVDDSILASKASLLVQQAEYRLRVHKRMLHWVFLDNESGI; via the coding sequence ATGGCAAGACATATTTTGAATATCAAGAGTCTTGGTGAAAAGGCGTCCTGGCTGCTGGTGCAGCAGGCATTGGGCATGCCGGAACCGAAGCTGCAGACAGACTTTATGGCGCAGCGCGTGGCCCTGCTGATGTTTTCGCAGCACTCCCTGCCCGAGAGACTTTGTGTTTCCGCCGCTGTGCGGCAAATGGGCGGCGCTGTGGTGTACGAGGGTAGCCGTGGCAGCTGGCGCAATGAAATGAATGATTATCAGGAACAGCTCCTGCCCGTTTTCAGCTACTACATTGACTGCTTGTACATGTACGGCATGCCCGTGGGCGGGTGGGACATGGAGGCATCGTGCCTGCGCTTCCCGCTTATCAATGCGGGCAGCCCGGATGCGCACCCAGCGCATGCGCTGGCAGACATAGCCTGCATGTTGCGCAATTCGCGTTATCTTGACGGCGTGACCTGCGGCTGGCTGGGCTGCGTCAACGGCACGCTGCATTCATTGATGGCGGCAACGGCATGGTTTCCCTTTTCACTGCGCATTGCCGTGCCGTCCCGCGTGGATCCAGCGCCGCTCAAAGAAGCTGCGGAGCGCTATGGGTCGCGCATTACCATTGTGGATAGTGTGGAAGAGGCCGTGCGTGGCGTCAACTATGTTTTTGCGGGCTGCCGTAGCGGCCTGACGGACGAAGAACGCGAAAGCTGGAGCGTGACGCCGGAACTGCTCGCCAAGGCGGCGCATGACGCGCATCTTATGCTGAGTGCTTCGCCCATAGCGGCCATCCGTGTTGACGATTCCATTCTGGCCAGCAAGGCCTCACTGTTGGTGCAACAGGCAGAATACCGTTTGCGGGTTCATAAGCGCATGTTGCACTGGGTTTTTCTTGATAATGAAAGCGGGATCTAG
- a CDS encoding threonine/serine exporter family protein — MGLQHGQGGLNTLSALVADSTVAGGAEASTKKADAACGTEHNVLTAKELIEFIQIYASTLLAAGGQTSRVDRTACRIARAYGFEVELAIFPKHLMLSVIKPAEGGIPAERRTAVSSIVSGAPNFQRVAALNALSWSIADDNLSLAKAREHFSAICAVPTLNPVLLRFLVACANAAFCGLFNGDAVAMGLVFCATFLGFYLRQKLLHWGLDLKVTFFLCSFAASLVASLGVLLHLGNTPQTGMAASVLFLIPGIPLINAMLDILDGHVLMGVSRLIQASTLIICIALGLATTMLLMGVDSL, encoded by the coding sequence ATGGGTTTGCAACACGGGCAGGGCGGTCTGAATACGCTGTCTGCATTGGTGGCGGATTCGACTGTTGCGGGCGGGGCAGAGGCCAGTACTAAGAAAGCCGATGCCGCTTGCGGAACAGAACATAATGTTCTGACTGCCAAAGAGCTTATTGAGTTCATACAGATTTATGCTTCCACATTGCTTGCGGCGGGCGGGCAGACTTCACGAGTTGATCGCACCGCCTGCCGCATTGCACGGGCATATGGTTTTGAGGTGGAACTGGCCATATTCCCCAAGCACCTCATGCTTTCGGTCATCAAGCCTGCCGAAGGGGGCATTCCGGCGGAGCGCCGCACTGCGGTCAGCTCCATAGTGTCTGGCGCGCCCAATTTTCAGCGGGTGGCGGCGCTCAATGCCCTGAGCTGGAGCATTGCCGATGACAACCTCAGCCTTGCCAAGGCGCGTGAGCATTTCAGCGCCATCTGCGCGGTGCCCACGCTTAATCCAGTGCTGCTGCGTTTTCTTGTGGCTTGCGCCAATGCCGCCTTTTGCGGTTTGTTCAACGGCGATGCGGTGGCTATGGGGCTGGTTTTCTGCGCGACCTTTCTGGGCTTTTATCTGCGGCAAAAACTGCTGCACTGGGGCCTTGACCTGAAGGTCACGTTTTTTCTCTGCTCGTTTGCGGCCTCTCTGGTTGCATCGCTGGGCGTGCTGTTGCATCTGGGCAACACGCCGCAAACTGGCATGGCTGCAAGCGTGTTGTTTCTCATCCCCGGCATCCCCCTGATCAACGCCATGCTGGATATTCTTGACGGGCATGTGCTCATGGGCGTTTCACGGTTGATTCAGGCCAGTACACTTATTATCTGCATTGCTTTGGGGCTGGCTACAACCATGCTGCTGATGGGGGTGGATTCACTATGA
- a CDS encoding threonine/serine exporter family protein, producing MMLLDCLADGALAAVAAVGFAAISRPTKRIAVMAGLLAAAGHMSRFLLLQANMGIASASLCAGLIISFCSMPIARRCHTPAEMFVFPALLPMIPGMFAYKAILATLQFLNTAGTPQGQTVLVSVVYNGLTAFFIMCALAIGAILPLLLFHREAPLGRTLHKLSQGGNAD from the coding sequence ATGATGCTGCTTGACTGTCTTGCGGACGGAGCGCTTGCAGCTGTTGCCGCAGTTGGTTTTGCGGCCATATCGCGGCCCACCAAGCGGATAGCCGTCATGGCTGGCCTGCTTGCCGCCGCGGGCCATATGAGCCGTTTTTTGCTGTTGCAGGCCAACATGGGGATTGCCAGCGCATCGCTCTGCGCCGGGTTGATTATTTCCTTTTGCAGCATGCCCATTGCGCGCCGCTGCCATACCCCGGCGGAAATGTTTGTGTTCCCCGCGCTGTTGCCCATGATTCCCGGCATGTTTGCCTATAAGGCCATTCTGGCGACCTTGCAGTTTCTCAACACTGCCGGGACGCCTCAGGGCCAGACTGTGCTTGTCAGCGTTGTCTACAACGGGCTCACGGCATTTTTCATCATGTGCGCCCTGGCCATCGGGGCCATACTGCCTCTACTTCTTTTCCACCGCGAAGCACCGCTTGGGCGTACATTGCACAAGCTGAGCCAGGGCGGCAATGCGGACTGA
- a CDS encoding rhomboid family intramembrane serine protease, which translates to MRTIPPRIFAFSRNWRARRRPNSLPLDWRPVASLQGTTGYARFREWLLVLNACNIPHQTVQMNGREYIYVPALFENIALMELGDFVRESTAPVAQPPPLRVFPHAYMAMLALLPLILWHGWRVGWWPAPAVLPPPDMWSSAGILDAVRVRVFNEWYRTVTALTLHASLTHLCGNMAFGAIFMTLLARMAGVGRALWLTLLGGALGNALTVLLRPRPVLSLGFSTALFASIGAISGYMACQQQGKRKAMLPVAAAAALLAMLGTEGENTDYAAHLAGLGCGLALGTLEAWQVRNCRKRLNQWTAGTLTALICAAAWWWAFAAMRN; encoded by the coding sequence ATGCGCACAATTCCACCAAGAATTTTTGCCTTTTCGCGCAACTGGCGTGCCCGCCGCAGGCCCAACAGCCTGCCTCTCGACTGGCGTCCGGTTGCCAGCCTGCAAGGCACCACGGGCTACGCGCGCTTTCGTGAATGGCTGCTTGTGCTCAATGCCTGCAATATACCGCACCAGACCGTCCAGATGAACGGCAGGGAATACATTTATGTGCCCGCGCTGTTTGAAAACATTGCCCTCATGGAACTGGGGGACTTTGTACGCGAAAGCACCGCGCCAGTTGCCCAGCCCCCGCCGCTGCGGGTTTTTCCTCATGCCTACATGGCAATGCTGGCGCTACTGCCGCTCATTCTCTGGCACGGCTGGCGCGTGGGCTGGTGGCCTGCTCCCGCCGTACTGCCACCGCCAGACATGTGGAGCAGCGCGGGCATTCTTGACGCAGTGCGGGTGCGCGTTTTCAACGAATGGTACAGAACCGTCACCGCGCTTACCCTCCATGCCAGCCTTACCCACCTTTGCGGCAACATGGCCTTCGGGGCTATATTTATGACCCTGCTGGCCCGCATGGCAGGCGTTGGCAGAGCCTTGTGGCTCACCCTGCTTGGGGGCGCGCTGGGCAATGCCCTGACCGTGCTGTTGCGGCCCCGCCCGGTTTTGAGCCTGGGATTTTCCACGGCACTATTTGCCAGCATTGGGGCTATTTCCGGCTACATGGCCTGCCAGCAACAAGGTAAACGCAAGGCCATGCTGCCAGTGGCTGCCGCAGCCGCCTTGCTGGCCATGCTCGGCACTGAAGGCGAGAATACCGACTATGCCGCGCATCTGGCCGGGCTTGGCTGTGGACTGGCACTGGGAACGCTTGAAGCCTGGCAGGTGCGGAACTGCCGTAAGCGCTTGAACCAGTGGACGGCAGGGACGCTCACGGCCCTGATCTGCGCCGCTGCATGGTGGTGGGCCTTTGCCGCCATGCGCAACTGA
- the rpmB gene encoding 50S ribosomal protein L28 has protein sequence MSKECIFCGKKPQVGNLVSHSNIKTKRRFNPNLQRVRHQFPDGSVRTLSVCTRCLRSGVVVKPTVRKQA, from the coding sequence ATGAGCAAGGAATGCATCTTTTGCGGCAAAAAGCCCCAGGTCGGCAATCTTGTGAGCCACTCCAACATCAAGACCAAGCGTCGCTTCAATCCCAATTTGCAGCGCGTGCGTCACCAGTTCCCCGACGGCAGCGTGCGGACCCTTTCCGTTTGCACCCGTTGCCTGCGCTCTGGCGTTGTTGTTAAGCCCACGGTGCGTAAGCAGGCCTAA
- a CDS encoding nitroreductase family protein, with translation MLELLSNRRSIRKFTDQAVSDDHLEKLLTAGLLAPSSKDTRPVELVAVRDKAVIAALADCRDSGTMPLRTAPLVLAVVADTEKSDVWVENASIVAILVQLEVERLGLGSTWVQMRLRTNGAASAEAEVRKTLGIPGHYGVLCLVAIGHKDEVKKPRELDASDWARTHRDYFHVAQ, from the coding sequence ATGCTGGAACTATTGAGCAACCGCCGCAGCATACGCAAATTCACCGATCAAGCCGTAAGCGATGACCATCTTGAAAAACTGCTTACCGCCGGGCTGTTGGCCCCTTCGTCAAAGGATACCCGCCCGGTGGAACTGGTGGCCGTGCGGGACAAGGCTGTTATTGCCGCGCTGGCAGATTGCCGCGATTCCGGCACCATGCCCCTGCGCACAGCCCCTCTGGTGCTGGCTGTAGTCGCCGATACCGAGAAATCGGACGTGTGGGTTGAAAATGCCTCCATTGTTGCCATCCTGGTGCAACTGGAAGTGGAACGCCTGGGCCTTGGCTCCACATGGGTGCAGATGCGTCTGCGCACCAACGGCGCTGCTTCCGCCGAGGCGGAAGTGAGAAAAACACTTGGCATTCCCGGTCATTATGGCGTACTTTGCCTCGTGGCCATTGGTCACAAGGACGAAGTAAAAAAACCACGGGAGCTTGATGCGTCTGACTGGGCGCGTACTCACCGGGATTACTTCCATGTTGCACAGTAA